In a single window of the Acetivibrio cellulolyticus CD2 genome:
- a CDS encoding replication-associated recombination protein A yields MDIKKEPLAYRMRPKTLEEFFGQEDIVGSGKLLYRMIKADRITSVILYGPPGTGKTSLARIIANTTKANFEKLNAVTAGVSDIKRIVADTRNQILNPSQKTVLFVDEIHRFNKAQQDALLPYVEDGTIILVGATTENPYFEVNKALISRSSVFMLKPLGMGAIISIVKNALHDKERGLGSYDINIDDETLNFVAEFCNGDARIALNAIELAVLTSTMDRDGKIFIDIKTVEECMQKRVLKFDKTGEGHYDNISAFIKSMRGSDPDAVVLYLARALYAGEDPMFLARRIMICASEDVGTANPTALQVAVAAAQAIHMVGMPEARIILSHAAITVATSPKSNSCYTAINKALSDVESKNTGEVPMHLRNAVTSGMGNLGYGKGYKYAHDFPGNIVEQEYLPNEMKGTIYYNPTSNGYEVKIKEWLDKRRSKS; encoded by the coding sequence ATGGATATAAAGAAGGAGCCTTTGGCGTATAGAATGAGGCCGAAAACATTAGAAGAATTTTTTGGTCAGGAGGATATTGTTGGAAGCGGTAAGCTTTTATACAGGATGATTAAAGCTGACAGGATTACATCTGTTATCTTATATGGTCCTCCAGGCACGGGTAAAACATCTCTGGCAAGAATTATTGCAAATACAACGAAGGCTAATTTTGAAAAGTTAAACGCTGTTACAGCTGGAGTTTCAGATATAAAGAGGATTGTAGCAGATACAAGAAACCAGATTCTAAACCCAAGTCAGAAGACTGTACTTTTTGTTGATGAGATACACAGATTTAATAAAGCTCAACAGGATGCATTGTTGCCTTATGTGGAGGACGGTACAATAATTCTAGTTGGAGCTACAACAGAAAATCCTTACTTTGAGGTCAATAAGGCTCTTATATCCAGGTCTTCTGTATTTATGCTAAAACCTTTGGGAATGGGAGCAATAATTTCAATAGTCAAAAATGCACTTCATGACAAGGAAAGAGGCCTTGGTAGTTATGATATCAATATTGATGACGAAACTCTTAATTTTGTTGCCGAATTTTGCAACGGCGATGCCAGAATAGCTTTAAATGCAATTGAACTTGCAGTTTTGACTTCAACAATGGATAGGGACGGGAAAATATTTATTGACATAAAAACTGTTGAAGAATGTATGCAAAAGAGGGTATTGAAGTTTGATAAAACTGGGGAAGGGCATTATGATAATATAAGTGCATTTATTAAGTCAATGAGGGGAAGTGACCCGGATGCAGTGGTTCTTTACCTTGCCAGAGCACTTTATGCAGGGGAAGATCCTATGTTTTTGGCTAGAAGGATAATGATATGCGCTTCTGAAGATGTTGGTACTGCAAACCCTACTGCACTTCAGGTAGCTGTAGCTGCTGCGCAAGCTATACATATGGTAGGAATGCCAGAGGCGAGAATAATTCTTTCTCATGCTGCAATAACCGTAGCTACAAGTCCTAAATCAAATTCGTGCTATACTGCAATCAATAAAGCACTTAGTGATGTAGAAAGTAAAAACACAGGTGAAGTACCTATGCACCTTAGAAATGCAGTAACATCAGGAATGGGAAACTTAGGTTATGGGAAAGGATACAAGTATGCACATGATTTTCCGGGCAATATCGTAGAACAGGAATATCTTCCTAATGAAATGAAAGGTACAATTTACTATAATCCTACTTCAAACGGGTATGAGGTCAAAATAAAAGAGTGGCTTGATAAGAGAAGAAGTAAGTCATAA
- a CDS encoding ACT domain-containing protein, with amino-acid sequence MLIKQISVFLENKSGRLAEVTQVLGQNNIDISALSIADTTDFGILRLIVNNPDKAEKVLKDNEFTVSSTNVIAIAVEDKPGGLSKALSLLDKQAIGIEYMYAFVGKTSDEAMVIIRVDETDKAIDALVKSGIKVLSSESVYKL; translated from the coding sequence ATGCTTATAAAACAAATATCTGTATTCCTTGAAAACAAATCTGGAAGATTGGCTGAAGTAACACAGGTTTTAGGGCAAAACAATATTGACATCAGTGCATTGTCGATAGCTGATACAACTGATTTTGGTATTTTGAGGCTTATTGTCAATAACCCTGATAAGGCTGAAAAAGTACTAAAGGATAATGAGTTTACTGTAAGCTCCACAAATGTAATTGCTATAGCAGTGGAAGATAAGCCAGGAGGGCTCTCAAAAGCTTTAAGCCTATTAGATAAGCAGGCTATAGGAATAGAATACATGTATGCCTTTGTTGGGAAAACTTCTGATGAGGCTATGGTTATAATTAGGGTTGATGAGACAGACAAGGCAATAGATGCATTAGTTAAAAGCGGTATTAAGGTATTATCTTCGGAAAGTGTATATAAATTGTAA